A single Triticum dicoccoides isolate Atlit2015 ecotype Zavitan chromosome 2A, WEW_v2.0, whole genome shotgun sequence DNA region contains:
- the LOC119356608 gene encoding uncharacterized protein LOC119356608 isoform X1, whose product MREESEGMEFLLDAVDRFPVREEYADNLEHPDPVPLMYLLDKVTANTAVHQADDDSAAAEMLGDGLLTEGQVGGQHRREESPTRSAQSTGKVNPQAPGWTKRLRLGSAPPDRVPCPSRMSALELSMRKYAEQPDKSVVHPELGLTFDSLG is encoded by the exons ATGCGGGAGGAGAGCGAGGGAATGGAATTCCTACTTGATGCGGTCGACAG GTTCCCGGTGCGGGAGGAGTATGCCGACAATCTTGAACACCCAGATCCAGTCCCGCTGATGTACCTACTGGATAAGGTTACTGCTAACACGGCTGTTCACCAAGCGGATGATGATTCTGCGGCAGCTGAGATGTTGGGGGATGGTTTGCTCACCGAGGGGCAGGTGGGCGGCCAACATAGACGTGAGGAATCTCCGACGAGGTCTGCCCAATCGACTGGCAAGGTAAATCCACAGGCCCCCGGCTGGACTAAAAG GCTCCGTCTCGGGAGTGCGCCACCCGACCGTGTGCCTTGTCCATCTAGGATGAGCGCCCTGGAGCTATCAATGCGCAAATATGCCGAGCAACCAGACAAGAGTGTGGTGCATCCTGAGCTAGGTCTCACTTTTGATTCACTTGGTTAG
- the LOC119356608 gene encoding uncharacterized protein LOC119356608 isoform X2 encodes MREESEGMEFLLDAVDRFPVREEYADNLEHPDPVPLMYLLDKVTANTAVHQADDDSAAAEMLGDGLLTEGQVGGQHRREESPTRSAQSTGKAPSRECATRPCALSI; translated from the exons ATGCGGGAGGAGAGCGAGGGAATGGAATTCCTACTTGATGCGGTCGACAG GTTCCCGGTGCGGGAGGAGTATGCCGACAATCTTGAACACCCAGATCCAGTCCCGCTGATGTACCTACTGGATAAGGTTACTGCTAACACGGCTGTTCACCAAGCGGATGATGATTCTGCGGCAGCTGAGATGTTGGGGGATGGTTTGCTCACCGAGGGGCAGGTGGGCGGCCAACATAGACGTGAGGAATCTCCGACGAGGTCTGCCCAATCGACTGGCAAG GCTCCGTCTCGGGAGTGCGCCACCCGACCGTGTGCCTTGTCCATCTAG